The genomic segment CGAGAAAGGCGTTCGCCGAATCCTCGGACTCCTTTTCGGATTGGAAGAGCAGCGAGCGGTCCATCGTCTCGAGCAAGCTGTCGATCAGGTTCATGTAGTTGGTAATCGCGAAGTCGTTGTCCGCATTCCGGAGATTGATGACGCCAAGCCTGGCTCTGCGCAGCTCTTCCTTGCTCCGGTCGAGCAGGCCGAGATTGGCCGTCGTCGGATTGAGCCGGTAATTGTTGAGCGCGGTAATCGTCTGCTGGCTCGCGGTCGTCACCTCGTTCATCCGCAAGTAACGCTGCAAAATGTCGTTGTACTGCTCCTGCGTCTTCTGGTTGTAATAGGTCAGCGTCATCCAGATCGCGACCATGATAAACAAGACGATGGCGGCAAGCGTCCAGATCTTGCGCTGAATGCTGGTCATGACGCCTCCTTCAGCTTAAGCATCCGGATATCGGTCAGGTAGCCGTCGGTTTGGAGCGGCATGACTTCTCCGCTCAGCCATTTGACCATCAAGCTTACGCTCAGCCTTCCCATCTTGTCAGGCGATTGCTCGAGCACCCCGTCCAGCTTGCCTGCCTTGAGCAAATCCAGGCTGTCCGAGCTGTCGTCGAACGTATAAATGTCGTAAGGTCCCACCTGCGAGCGCCTGCCGATCTCCTGAATCATCGCGTCCGCGATGTTGGCGTTGACGGCGACGAAGGCGTCGACGTCGGGCAGCCGGTTCATCATGTCCTGCGTCGTGGCGATGACCCGCTCGCGCGTCTCCTCGGTCTCCGCATAGGCGGTCTTCACTTCCGGATAGCTCTTGAGCACGTCGTCGATGCCCTGAATGCGCTGCCGCTGATAGTATTCCTGCCGGTTGTCGCCCATCAGGATGACAGTACCCGACTTGCCCATGTCCGCGATCAGCTGCCTGGCAATCATCTGACCGGCCGCGAATTGATTCGATCCGACATACGTTCGCCGCAGGCTCTCGCCCATCGGCACGTCGCTGCCGACCGTGATGACAGGGATGCCGTAAAAGGCAGCTTTGACCTTCGTCAGATTTTTAAACGCTTCCGTATCCAGTCCCTGAAGGATGATGCCGTCCACTTTGGAATCGATGGCGATCTCGAGCTTCTTCAGGAAGTCGTCCTGATCCTTGTTGTAGCTGCCCCATACCTCGATGCTGGCCCCGCTCGCCTTCGCCTCTGCGTTCGCGCCTGCTGCGACCTGGTTCCAGAACGGGGTGTCCAGCTCTTGCGTGATGAGGACGAGCCGGTAGCGGGCTTCCTGCCCGGCATGCGACTGAGGGAGCTGCCGGTCGGAACGAAATACCCGGTCCGCCGATTGGACCGTAAAGTACAGGAGAACGGCGCACAGAGCGCCGATCAGGATAAGCAACGATTTGCGCAAGCGAATGACTCCGTTTCCAATTGGACTAGCTACATCATAGCAGAGGCCGACGGAAGTTCAAGCGTCTGGACGCCGGCAAGCGCAAAGAGGCCCGGCCGTCTGCGGGGAGACAGGCCGGGCCAGGTTATGATGGGTGCGCTTGAATGAGGCCATGGCGATGATTACAAGCCCAGCTTGTTGCCCCGCTCAAGGCGCTGGATCTGCTTTTCGCCAGTGTCAGCCAGCTCGCGGAACTGATTGATCGTCTCGCGCATCTTCGGCAGCGCCTCCTGCTTGTAGGCGCTGATCGAGTCGAGCGCGGACAGCACGTCGGTGAACGCTTGCTTCATCGTATCGACGGAGATGTTGGCTTCGAGCGACTGCTTGTGGATCGAGGCGCCCTGTTCCTTGAGCATTCGGGAGGTGCCTGCGATCAGCTCGTTCGTCGTCTGGTTGAGCAGCTCGATCTTTTTCAGCACGATCTTCTGGTTGTACAAGGCGCTAGCCACGATAACCGCAATTCTCAGCGCCGATACCGTCACGTTCTTCGCGCGGTCGACGCCGCGGATGAGCTCCTTGTTGTTTCGCACGACGACCTCGATCGCCATGATGCCCTGCTGGTTAACCACCTGCATCTGCTGCAGGTCCATGAGACGCTGGCGCAGCGGGAACATGACTTCTTCGGTGATAAAACGGATCTTGTCGGGATCCTCGCCGCGCACCTTCGCGGCCTCGACCTGCTGCTCGATCGACGAATCCATGAGCGTACCGAGCTCGATTTCCTTTTGCAGCTTCTTGGTCAGGTCGCGCAGCGTCTGTTGTTCGATCTCGAGCGTCGTATTGTCGTTTTTCAGCGTTGTCTTGCCCTTGTCGAGAGAGGCGATGATGTCCGCGATGACGACGTCCGCCTTCTCGTACCGCGCGAAGTAGGCGCGCAGCGGGTTGAACAGCTTGCCGAGCAGTCCGTGCTTGGCGAAGTCGACCGCGCTCGGGTCGAGATCCTTGAGCTGAATGTTCAGCTCCGAGAGCCCCTTGGCGACCTGGCCGCCCTCGTCGCCCGTCTTGGACAGGTTGCCGACGGAGATTTGCAGCAGCTGGTTTTTTTCAGCGGAATTCCGCATCGTATTCATCCCGAACGTATCGATCGACTGCAGAATCCCCTTGCGATTGTCGAGCGATTCGAGGTCGAGCGTCATGATTGCGTTCACGTTGTTATCCGCCAGCTCCTTGAGCTTGGCGACTTCCTCGGGGACGGGCTTGACCTCTTCTTCGATCGCAACCTTAATTTCTTCCTGACTCGGGACTTCCATCGAAAATGACATCTCGCGTCCACCTCTCCTATACCTTGAGTTTACATTTGAACGTTAAACAGGTTGCCGAGCTTGTAGACGACATCGTCCGTGTCCGCGTTGATGCTGGCGGCTTCGTTGATGCTCGAAATATTTTGCAGCGCCTTGATGTCCGCGTTATAGCCGACCGTGTAGATCGGAATCTTGTAGCTCGCGATGAGGCTCTGGACTTCCTTGAGCTTGAGGCCGACATTGGTCTCGCCGTCGCTCAACACGAAGATCAGCGGCTTGACGTTCGGATTGGCCGCCATATAATCCTGCAGCATCTTGAGCGCCACGACGACGCCGTCGAAAGTCGCGGTGCTGCCGCCAGCCTGCAGGCCGTCCACGGCGCCGACGAACATCGACTGCTGGTTCGTATCGTACTTGCCGATCGGCAGGTTGATCGTGACCGCGCTGGAGTACGAGACGAGTCCAATGCTGTTGTCGCGTCCGAGGTACTTCTGTCCCTTGAGCAGGGACTCCTTCAAGCGGTTCAGCGGCTCGCCGTCCATGCTGCCGGAAACGTCGGCGACGAATACCGCGGCGATCGGCTTGGCGCCGTTTTTCTTTTCCTTCCACACCTTTTGCGCAGCGATGAGCGTGCTTCCGTCGACCGCGCCGACCGTCGGCTTGTAATCCTCCAGTTCGTTGAAGCCCTTGCTCTTGGCGGCATCCTGGTACTTGGCCTGCGCCGCGAATTCGGCGAATTTCTTGACGATCTCAAGCTTGGCAGCGGAAATGTTGCCGAGCGCATACAGCGGGCTGTCATGCCGGGCGCCGAAAGGCGTGAACACATAGCCGCCCTTCAGATCCGCCGCATTGACGTACGTCTGGTACTCCAGCACGAAGCCGTCGAGCGCGCCCGACTTGGCGGCGTCGCGCATCTGCAGCGTCGTCGAGGCGATGAACGGCACGTTCGCCTGGAAGTTCTCGAAGCCCTGGACCGCCTTATCGCTGAGCAGGTTGGAGCTGTCGAACGTCTTCAGCGCGGCGACGAGGAAGTTCAGTCCCGTCGAGCTGGCAAAGGGATCGGTGTAGCCCATGGAGAATTCGCCGGCCGCGATCGCATCGGTGACGGTTTTGACGCTCACCGAGCCGTATTTCTGGACGAGCGCGTCGTTTTTCGCCTTGGAAATGACGATCCCCGGCACGTTGCCGACAAGACGCTTGGCGACGAGCTGCGTTTTCACGCCTGAAGCCTTGACCATCTCGCCCCACAGTTCGTTGGACGGCGTGAAGGCGTCCGGCACGTACTTGCCGGAACGGATATAATCCGCAGCCGTGCCCGAAGCGATGTTGCGCAGCTTGACCGAGACCGTCTTGCCGCCCACGCTGATATTCGCCTTGTTAAAGTCGTTCGCCACGTCCGTCAGCCAGCCGTCGTTGCCCGTGCCGGACTTCTCCGTCGAGGAGAAAATCTCCGCAAAGTCCGAAGTCGTGCTGTCTACTGCGATCGGGAACTTGGCGATATCCGGCAGCGAGGCGGCGACATCGACCGGGTCGAGGTCGATCTGACCCTTGACCGGCGTCTCCGTCGTGACGTCGATATTGTTATAGAGCTTGTTCAGCCGTTTGCCCGCGTCCTCCGTCGCCACCTGCTTGTCGGACTTGCCCCAGTTCGTGGACACATTGACGCCGATATAGACGATGGCGAATACGACGATCAGAATGATGCCGGTTACCCATAAAAACTTCTTGCCGCTCCTCAATGCGCGTGCACCCCTTACTGTTTATAGTACTTGGTTTGCTTGATCAGAGAGTCGATCTCCACCATGGCCGGCATCTGCTCGATGTCTCCCGGCTCGATGCTGTCCAGACGGGAGATCTCCAGCAGCAGCTTGTCGAGCTGCAGCAGCATCTCCTCGTTGGTGCCGATCGCGTGCTTGATGTAGGACATATAATCGTTGTAAAAATCGGTTTTCTCCTGGAGAAGCTTCGGCGAATAGCGTGCCGACTTGCGCGTCATCACCCGCTCGTATTCGGCTTCGTCGAACACGCCGAGCCGGTTGAGGACGCTCTTTATGTTCAAATAGAATAGATTCTCCACTTCGTCCGCCACCCCGGAAAACTTGGAGAAGCTCATCTCGGCGGGATCGAACCGCTGGTGAAGCACCTTGAGCAGCGTCGCTTTTTTCTTATCCATGCGATTCATCTGCTCCAGCGCCAGCGCGATATCCTCTGCGAGCACGCGAACTTTGCCGTACGGCGCGAGTGCGTTCGCGTAATCCTCCCGGGTCTTGATCGGCTTGGCAGACGCCAGCACGATGGAGGACTTGTATAGCCAATTATAGCTGCCGTAAATGATTGCGATGGCACTCGCGGCCAGCAGCGTGACGCCCAGCGCCGTCTCGAACGCGCTGCCGCCGATCGACACGCCGGCAAAGGCGGGCGATAGCGCGAGAATATTCACGAGGGCCGCGCCGACCACGACCCCCAGCATTTTCAAATAGTTCTTGGCGACCAACGCTAGTTGCCCCTTCCCTCGGTGTATGAATGTCCGGTCCGCTCGCTATGCTGCTATGCTATGAATATGCGATCGATCGGGCGCTCAGTTCATATAATTAAATAGTACCATATAATGCTAGGATTCGAGGGTTACAAACAAAATATCCATATAACCGGCTGCTATCGACAGCGCGGCGGCGACGCGTCATTCTCCTATCGGGAATACGCAAGAACGGCGTAAGAAGTTACTCTATTTTTTAAAACTTGGCGCGCGTGCGCGAATCGGAGGGCAACCTGCTGCAAGCGCAGTACCCGTCAGAACCTGACTCTCAGCGCGCGGCCGCAGCGGGCGCAGTAGCGCGTCTCCCGCGGGGAGACGGTGCCGCAGCCGTCGCAGCGGAGCTCGCCCGGCGCGTCTGCGTTCGCGTCCACGTGCCGCACCGCTTCCTGGACGTAAGGGTTCAGTGCGGCAAAGGCCCGGTATTCTTCCCTGCGGCCCGTGCGGACCAGCAAATACAGAAGGCCGATGCCGGCGCCCCCGACCGCAGCCATCATCCCGACCTTCGCAAGACCGGTCTCGAACTGCAGATCCCACGCCGCGTGCAGGGCGACGACGGCCGCCAGCAGGAAGGCCGCGCTCCAGGGCTTGATGCGCCGCCTTGAACCCGTTGCAGCACCGGACGCCCGCGCTCCGGCTGCGATCCAGATGCCGGCCGCGGCGATCGCCGTCCAGGTGCCATGCCCGAAGGGCGACAGCAGCGCCCGGATCCAGAGCACCGACAGCATGCCTATCGACGAAGCTTCCCCAAGATGAGACCAGCCGTAAATCACGCTTTCGATGGCCGCAAACCCCATTCCCGCCGACGCTCCGAATACGACCGCATCCATGAGGAAGCGCATCTGCTTCGTGCGGAGCAGCGCCAGGCAGACGAGCAGCTTGGCTCCCTCTTCGATGACGGACACCGTCAAGGGCACCCTGAAGCGAGTGAAGTCTCCCTGACCGGCGCCGAAGAGCGACACATGCTCCAGATACCACGCCAGCGGCACGGCGACGACCGCGGAGGACAGGAAGATCATGCCGAGACGAAGACTGCCGAACCCCAGCAGCTGGTGCCCCCGGATGTAGGCGACGAACGTCACGGGACCTACGAAGCCGCCGACGATCAGCGTGACGAAGCTCAGCCAGTCGCTCCGCACGATCAAGGCGAGCACGGTCAACAGGACAAAGCCCCCGCCGAGCCACAGCAGTGCGTCGACCCAGCGTTCCTTGGCCTTGGGCAGCGCGGGCTCGATCGCGACGACCGGTGCTTCCACGCCCTCCGTACGCGGCATCAGATGCGGCGCCCGGATGCGAAGCATCTCCATAAACTGCCGGCGCACCGGCGCGTAATAGTCCAATATGTATTGAAATTCGCTTTTGCCCATCACAAGCAGCTCGCCGTCTTCGGCGGCCGTCGCAGTCGCCTCGGCTGACGTACCGGACAGCAGACCGATCTCTCCGAAGAAGTCGCCTTCCCTCAGCTGCGCTTTTCGCCGTCCCGACGCCCGGACTTCGACACGCCCCGTGCTGATCATATAAAAGCGGTCGGCCGCCTCGCCTTCCCGAACGAGGATGTCGCCTTTCTTCATGGGAAGCACCGTCGTGATCTCCGCCAGGCCGCGGAGCTCGGCGTCGGGGATATCCGACCAGATCGAGGCTTTGCGCAGCAATCGGTGAATCATGCGGATTCGGACCGTGAGCAGCAGGCTCTCGTGAAAAAGCGGACTGCGCTCGGCGAGCAGCTCGAACGAACGCCGGTCCAGCCGCAGCGCCTCGACGACGCCGATCGCCGTCACCGTCGCGGTCCGGCGTTCGCGGCGCAGCAGCCCGATCTCGCCGACGAGCGCTCCGGGGCCCAGCTCGGCGAGCAGCAGCGTCTTGCCTACCAGATTGCGAGAGGAGACCTGTACAGAACCGCGACAGATAAAATAACAGTCCGTTCCCGTATCCCCCTCCACAAGCAGCGAACGGCCGTCCTCGAACGAGACGGGCTCGATCGAAGCGGCCGCGATGCGGAGCTCTGGGTCGGGTATGCCGCGCAGCAGGGCATGGTCGCCCAAGAACGCGATGATGTCTTCTCTAGTCATAGCAGCTCTTCCGTTTCCGCGCGGGACCTGCCCGCTTATCTCATATTGCCGATGATCGCGCTGCGGGAATCCTGCATCTTTTGAATGAAGTTCGACATCGTGTCAAACGCCTCGTTGCGCTTGTTGGACAAGCTCTGGAGGCGCAGCATATCCATCTGCTGCGAGTTCGCAAGCGAGTCGATCTGGCTCTTGATCGATTGGATGAGTCCGTCAAGCTGCCCCTTCGTCGTCGGTAGAGGATCGGTCAGAGACGCGTTTTTGAGCGCGGTTTGGAGCTCCGCGGCAATCGCGCCCGAAGTGGCGTTCGACGGCACGGGCGTATCCGCTTTGGCGTCGCCGCCGAACGATCCGAGCAGCCGGTTCGCCGTAATCAGCGCCTGATTCAACTTGGCGATCTGATCATTCCTCGCCTGCACGGCATCGATCTGATCCTTCATCTGCTGCTCCAGCAAGCTGGCGCGATTCGCCTGAACCGCCTTCAACGCCGTCTCCAGATCCATGCCGCTCACGTCAATCGGCGTCACGCCGCCAACGCTTCCGATCGCGTTCTGCGTCGCGCCCTTGCCCAGCGCGTCGTTCACCGCGTCGTATACGGAATCGCTGTACATGAGCGCCGCTCCGCCGATGACGCCCGCCACGAATACGCCGGCCATCGTCAGCGCTCTCTTTTTCGAACTCAACGCAAAGCCCCCTTACAAAATAAATCCGTTATTTCCAGTTTATTATGCGGGTTGGGGAGCGTCAATGAAAAATGAGGCGGTTCGGCGCGTGCCGGCGCACTCGCTCAACGGTTGAGAATGCCCAAATATTGGACCCAAGGGCCGACGTCCGTCTTGTAGCGCTTCGCCATCGTCCTGACAATCTGCGCGATGTGCGTCAGATCGTGCACGACCCATGCGGAGACGAGCTCTCTCGCTTTGACCGTGCCGAATGCCGGATGCGTGCCGGTCCGCTCCAGCAGATCGTCGGTCTCGATAATGGCCCGCAGTCGCTCGATGCTGCGGGTTCTGAGCTCGGCGAATTCCTCGAGCTTTTGCTCCGTCGTCCGGCGCTCGGCGCTCAAATGCGCGAACCGGTCAAACACGGGAAACGGCTTGCTCTCGCCTTCTTCCAACAGAAACGTCAGACGCGGAATCCAATTCGTCTGCTCCCCGTCGATCAGGTGGCCGACGACTTCGTCCGCGCTCCAGGTGCCTTCTCCTTCGTTGCAGTCCAGCCAGCCTTCGGGCAGTCCCGACAGAAGCGATGTGAGCGTCTGCGGCGTGCGGCTCAGGATAGCGACGGCTTCTTCTATGTTGAAATTCACGCGTAGTCCCTCCTTGGGATCGACAGTATTGGTTTGGCGACGATTGTTGGCGGCGGTGGGCGGGAAGGCAGCTCGGATCGGCCGATCCCCTGCTCTACGAGAGGCGATGGGCTAGACAGCAGCTCGGATCCGCCAATCCCCTGCTCTACGGAAGGCGATGGGCCAGACGGCAGCTCGGATCGGCCAATCCCCTGCTCTACGGAAGGCGATGGGCCAGACGGCAGCTCGGATCGGCCAATCCCCTGCTCTACGGAAGGCGATGGGCTAGACGGCCGCCTGGATTCGCCCATCCCCTTCTCTACGAGAGGCGAAGGGCTACGACCGCTCGGATTCGCCCATCCCCCTTCTCTACGTGAGGCGATGGGATACTTCAAGCCTTTTTGCCCCGCTTCGCGTCGGCGCGCGCCTTGTTCCGGCTCACTCTGTAAGCCGTGATTCGACCGATCAGCTCGCGGGGCAGCGGCTTGTCCAGCGGAAACTGCACCGAGCCCTTCGCCCCTTTGTACGCCGACAGCTCGTCCTTGAACGCCGCAATGCCGTCCGCGCCCGGGTAAAAACCGATATGGTTTTTGAACGCGGCAAAGTGGACCAGGTTGCCGTGCAGCTCGAACGTCGGCATCTGGTAGCTGATCTTCTCCTTCGCTTCCGGCGCGACCGATCGGATTGTCTCCCGGACGTCCTGCAGCAGCCGCTGAATCTCCGGCGGGAAGGTCGCGATATAGGCTTCCGTCGATGCGAACGAGTTACCCTTTTCAACCATGGCAAGGCGCCTCTTTTCAATTCGGATTGGAGATGTCTCTATTAGTATATTTGAAAGGGAAGCTTTATGGAAAAGAAAAGAACGCATCCCCATGAGCGGAGACGCGGTCTACGAGATTCGTATCCCTGTGAAACCTTACGAAACAATGCCGATCGCGAACCCGTCGTAGCCTTTTACGCCGACCGTCTGAATCGCCGTGGCGTCGACGCCCGGCTCGGCCGCGAGCATATCGAAGAAGCCCCGGATGCCCTGCACGCGGTCGTCCGCGCTGTCCTCGCGAAGGATCTCGCCGTCGCGGACCACGTTATCCCCGATGATCACGGTACCGGGACGCGACAGCTTCAGCGCCAGCCCCAAGTAAGCCGGATTGTTCGGCTTATCCGCATCGATAAAAATCAGGTCGAACGGCGCCTCTCCTTCCTCCGCCATAAGGGACAATTGCGCAAGCGCCGGCCCCACCTTGACCTCGATTAAGCCGTCCACGCCGGCATGAGCGAAATTGCGCCTCGCCACTCCTGCGTAATGCGGCTCCAATTCAAGCGTCACCAGCTTGCCGTCCGCTGGCAGCGCTCTCGCCAGCCAGATCGTGCTGTATCCGCCGAGCGTGCCAATTTCCAAAATACGCTTCGCTCCCTGCATCCGGGCCAGCAGGTGAAGCAGCTTGCCCTGGTTGGCCGCAACGTCGATCGAGGGCAGCCCCGCGTCGCGATTGGCCGATAGCGCCTTTTCCAATGCTTCGTCCTTCGGGATCAGACGTTCCTCAATATACCGGTCGACCGCCGTCCACTTTTGCGATTCGCTCATTTCGATCACTGCTCCTTCAACTTGGCGAGTGGCTTTCTAATTCGTATTATAGAAGGACAGGATTCATAAATATAATATATCTTTCTGCAAAATACATAATCTACGTATATGAATAGAAGGAGAGCGCATCCGATATGAACCTGCAAGCCTTGCGTCTGTTTCACGTAATTGCCTCGACCGGAAGCGTGACACGCGCTTCGGAATTGCTCAATATCAGCCAGCCTGCCATTACCGCGCAAATTAAAAAGTTCGAAAAGGAGTTGTCTCTTCCACTCCTTCGACCCCATGGACGAGGCGTCGCGCTGACCGACCCTGGAGAAAAAATCGCGCAGCTCGCCAAGCGATTGTTCGCAGTAGAGCAGCAGATCGAACAGTTTGCGGGAGAATTCGTATCGGGCACGACAGGCCATATCCGTATTGCGGCGACTTATTTGCCCGCTCATTTTCTGATACCGGCGTGGCTCGCCAAGTTCAAGCTCCAATACGAGCAAGTCGAGATGCGGATTCACACGACCAATTCTAGCGGGGCATTGAAGCGGCTCATGAACCTCGAGGTGGATGCGGCCATTTACGGCGGATTGCCGGAGGAATATCCGGATACGATCGTAGCCGAGGAACTGTTCCAGGACGAACTGTGGTTCGTCGCGGCGCCGAACCATCGCTACGCGGGGCGTCAGGTTACGCTTAATGAGATGATGAGGGAGCCCTTCGTCATGCGCGAGAAAGGCAGTTCTACGCGCGAGCGGCTGTTCGCGCTGTGCAGAACCTTTAGCGCGCCTTCCCCTCGGATTACGCTTCAGTTCAACGGATTGCCGGAAGCCGTATCGGCGGTCGTCGCCGGTTACGGCGCGAGCTTCGTCTCTTCGCTGGTCGTACGCGAGCAAGTCGAACGGGGCGAGCTCTGCAGAGTCTATGTCGAGGATCTGCAGCTCCGCAATACGATCGCGGTATGCACGCGCAAAGGCGAAGCAATGCCCGCCGCCACCGCCAACTTCCTGCGCATGATACGGGAAAACCCGTACCGCGGCATCGGAAAGGCGTTGGACTAGAACCTGGAGCGACCCGAACGCTCCCCTTCACTTCGGGCAGCGCTGGCCGGCGGCGTCTCACATCCACAGCAAAAACGGGACGAAGCAAATATCGCTTCGTCCCGTTTGCAATAGACGATCCTCTCGCGGCTGCGCTTATGGCGTCGGCGTGCCGCCGTTCGCGTTCAGCGTCTCGCCGCTCACGTAGCTGGATTCCTGGCTCGCGAGGAACACGTACGCCGGCGCCATCTCCGCCGGTTGGCCCGGACGGCCGAGCGGCGTCGTCTCGCCGAACTTCGCCAGCTTCTCCGTCGGCTGGCCGCCCGCGACCTGGAGCGGCGTCCACACCGGGCCGGGCGCCACGACGTTGACGCGGATGCCCTTGCTCGCGACCTGCTGGGCCAGCGCCTTGCTGAACACGTTGATCGCGCCTTTGGTCGTCGCGTAGTCGAGCAGGATCGGCGCAGGCTTGTAGGCCTGGATGGATGACGTGTTGATGATCGTGCTGCCCGGCTGCATGTGCTTGATAGCCGCTTTGCAGATCCAGAACAAGCCGTACACGTTCGTCTTGAACGTCGCGTCGAACTGCTCCGTCGTCAGCTCGGCGATGTCCGTCACGAACTGCTGCATGCCCGCCACGTTCGCGAGGATGTCGAGGCCCCCGAGCTCGCTAACCGCGGTCTCGACCAACCGCTCGCAGTAGGCCTCGTCCTTCTGGTCGCCCGGCAAGGCGACGGCCCTGCTGCCGGCCTCCTCGACCAGCTTGACGACCTGCTGCGCGTCCGCTTCTTCCTCGGGCAAATACGACAGCACGACGTCGGCACCCTCTCTCGCGAAGGCGATCGCCACGGCGCGGCCAATGCCGCTGTCCGCGCCGGTCACGATCGCCTTGCGCCCGGCGAGCCGCCCCGTGCCGCGGTACGTCCGTTCGCCGCAGTCGGGAATCGGCGTCATCTCGACTTGGAGACCGGGCGGCTCCTGCTCCTGCATATATTCGGGTCCCGCTTTCGGATACTGCTTCGTCGGATCCTGCATCGCATATTGGTCGGCCATTGTGCAATCCCTCCATTAAGCGTTTCGCGAATTTTTAACTGATAGGCTCAAACTCCTTTCTATATAACCTTCCTGGCCTGCCTTTAAACGAGAATGCCGTTCCAATCGATCTCGATCGTCCGTCCGGCAGCCATGGAGACGTCCGCTCGGAAGCCCGCCACGTGACCGACGATCGAATGCGCCAAGGAGGTCGAGTAGCCGGCGTCCGGATCGCCCCGGACGACCCGCAGGAAATCCTCGACGAGCCGATGATCGCCGCCTCCGTGCATTTCCCCCGACACCTCGATGTTGACCTTGCGCTCCGAATAAACGCCGTCTTCCGTCCACGGATCGGGATGCCGGACGACGAACACGCCTTCTTCCAGCTCGCCGTAGATCTCTCCCGTGGTCCCCGTGATATGCACGGTCCGGCAAGCCTTGGCGGCGCCGCCCACGAGGCTGTGCACAGCCGTGCTCCCGTCCTCGAATTCGAACTGGACGACCTGGTGGTCCACGATGTCGTTGTCGCAGCGCCATACGCAGCGGCCGAACCGATTGTCGCCCGCCAGGCTCGCCAGCTTCTCCTCTTCGCGCAGCCGGACGCCGTCCAGATAACCCGGCCAAACGTAAACCGGCCACAGGCCCCGATCCACGTAGAGCGTTTTGGCGGAGTAGGGGCAACGCTCCTCGATCGGGCAATCCACAACGCATCGCGTACCGGCGCCTTCCGGCGCGCGGTCCTCGCGGAACTGCGATAGCCTGCCGAAGCTGCTGACGCGGACGGGCTTAACGCCGGTCTTGAACCAGGAGATCAAGTCGAGATCGTGGCAGCATTTGGCCATGAGAAAAGAAGATCCATCCCGCTCCAGGCTTGCGAACTTGCCGCGCACGAAGGCGGTC from the Cohnella hashimotonis genome contains:
- a CDS encoding iron chaperone, with the translated sequence MVEKGNSFASTEAYIATFPPEIQRLLQDVRETIRSVAPEAKEKISYQMPTFELHGNLVHFAAFKNHIGFYPGADGIAAFKDELSAYKGAKGSVQFPLDKPLPRELIGRITAYRVSRNKARADAKRGKKA
- a CDS encoding sugar ABC transporter substrate-binding protein; amino-acid sequence: MRKSLLILIGALCAVLLYFTVQSADRVFRSDRQLPQSHAGQEARYRLVLITQELDTPFWNQVAAGANAEAKASGASIEVWGSYNKDQDDFLKKLEIAIDSKVDGIILQGLDTEAFKNLTKVKAAFYGIPVITVGSDVPMGESLRRTYVGSNQFAAGQMIARQLIADMGKSGTVILMGDNRQEYYQRQRIQGIDDVLKSYPEVKTAYAETEETRERVIATTQDMMNRLPDVDAFVAVNANIADAMIQEIGRRSQVGPYDIYTFDDSSDSLDLLKAGKLDGVLEQSPDKMGRLSVSLMVKWLSGEVMPLQTDGYLTDIRMLKLKEAS
- a CDS encoding cyclic nucleotide-binding domain-containing protein codes for the protein MTREDIIAFLGDHALLRGIPDPELRIAAASIEPVSFEDGRSLLVEGDTGTDCYFICRGSVQVSSRNLVGKTLLLAELGPGALVGEIGLLRRERRTATVTAIGVVEALRLDRRSFELLAERSPLFHESLLLTVRIRMIHRLLRKASIWSDIPDAELRGLAEITTVLPMKKGDILVREGEAADRFYMISTGRVEVRASGRRKAQLREGDFFGEIGLLSGTSAEATATAAEDGELLVMGKSEFQYILDYYAPVRRQFMEMLRIRAPHLMPRTEGVEAPVVAIEPALPKAKERWVDALLWLGGGFVLLTVLALIVRSDWLSFVTLIVGGFVGPVTFVAYIRGHQLLGFGSLRLGMIFLSSAVVAVPLAWYLEHVSLFGAGQGDFTRFRVPLTVSVIEEGAKLLVCLALLRTKQMRFLMDAVVFGASAGMGFAAIESVIYGWSHLGEASSIGMLSVLWIRALLSPFGHGTWTAIAAAGIWIAAGARASGAATGSRRRIKPWSAAFLLAAVVALHAAWDLQFETGLAKVGMMAAVGGAGIGLLYLLVRTGRREEYRAFAALNPYVQEAVRHVDANADAPGELRCDGCGTVSPRETRYCARCGRALRVRF
- a CDS encoding vWA domain-containing protein, with amino-acid sequence MRSGKKFLWVTGIILIVVFAIVYIGVNVSTNWGKSDKQVATEDAGKRLNKLYNNIDVTTETPVKGQIDLDPVDVAASLPDIAKFPIAVDSTTSDFAEIFSSTEKSGTGNDGWLTDVANDFNKANISVGGKTVSVKLRNIASGTAADYIRSGKYVPDAFTPSNELWGEMVKASGVKTQLVAKRLVGNVPGIVISKAKNDALVQKYGSVSVKTVTDAIAAGEFSMGYTDPFASSTGLNFLVAALKTFDSSNLLSDKAVQGFENFQANVPFIASTTLQMRDAAKSGALDGFVLEYQTYVNAADLKGGYVFTPFGARHDSPLYALGNISAAKLEIVKKFAEFAAQAKYQDAAKSKGFNELEDYKPTVGAVDGSTLIAAQKVWKEKKNGAKPIAAVFVADVSGSMDGEPLNRLKESLLKGQKYLGRDNSIGLVSYSSAVTINLPIGKYDTNQQSMFVGAVDGLQAGGSTATFDGVVVALKMLQDYMAANPNVKPLIFVLSDGETNVGLKLKEVQSLIASYKIPIYTVGYNADIKALQNISSINEAASINADTDDVVYKLGNLFNVQM
- a CDS encoding DinB family protein; amino-acid sequence: MNFNIEEAVAILSRTPQTLTSLLSGLPEGWLDCNEGEGTWSADEVVGHLIDGEQTNWIPRLTFLLEEGESKPFPVFDRFAHLSAERRTTEQKLEEFAELRTRSIERLRAIIETDDLLERTGTHPAFGTVKARELVSAWVVHDLTHIAQIVRTMAKRYKTDVGPWVQYLGILNR
- a CDS encoding O-methyltransferase, which codes for MSESQKWTAVDRYIEERLIPKDEALEKALSANRDAGLPSIDVAANQGKLLHLLARMQGAKRILEIGTLGGYSTIWLARALPADGKLVTLELEPHYAGVARRNFAHAGVDGLIEVKVGPALAQLSLMAEEGEAPFDLIFIDADKPNNPAYLGLALKLSRPGTVIIGDNVVRDGEILREDSADDRVQGIRGFFDMLAAEPGVDATAIQTVGVKGYDGFAIGIVS
- a CDS encoding toxic anion resistance protein, producing the protein MSFSMEVPSQEEIKVAIEEEVKPVPEEVAKLKELADNNVNAIMTLDLESLDNRKGILQSIDTFGMNTMRNSAEKNQLLQISVGNLSKTGDEGGQVAKGLSELNIQLKDLDPSAVDFAKHGLLGKLFNPLRAYFARYEKADVVIADIIASLDKGKTTLKNDNTTLEIEQQTLRDLTKKLQKEIELGTLMDSSIEQQVEAAKVRGEDPDKIRFITEEVMFPLRQRLMDLQQMQVVNQQGIMAIEVVVRNNKELIRGVDRAKNVTVSALRIAVIVASALYNQKIVLKKIELLNQTTNELIAGTSRMLKEQGASIHKQSLEANISVDTMKQAFTDVLSALDSISAYKQEALPKMRETINQFRELADTGEKQIQRLERGNKLGL